The Cucurbita pepo subsp. pepo cultivar mu-cu-16 chromosome LG15, ASM280686v2, whole genome shotgun sequence genome contains the following window.
AGAATAAGGATTAAAAAGCATGGACACCACACATGTGGTTAAGTCGTTATCTTTCTTTTACTATCATATTCTTAACAAGTAAGCAACACTATATTACTTTCTATGAATAACTCTCCTTTAATGTGTTAAGTTTTATTGATCCAATCATAGAGTTCTTCAATTcatgtaaataataaatgttttaagtaaataatttataatttttttaaaaaaatgggggGCAAATATGGGAATAAAGAAAGTGTAGTTGGGAGTTGGGAATTGGTAAATAGAAATAGAGAAGGGTGCAATCTCCAAAAACATTGATGAACTGAAGCTGACTCCCaacttaaattattgaattgcATATACACAGAGAGAGATGCTTAACGGTCACTTTTTCTGCCCTCCTCAGGTACCATTTTTTgatacccttttctttttcattattcttttatatatatatatatatatatatatatatattcgatCCAAGTACGACACTGTCGCagtattttaaataactatattttctttaacacTCTAATAGATTTTTACTCCTAAAGTTTTATGGATAAAAGAATTGGAAAGTTTGGAAAGACTAATGGAAAAGGGGTGGAGACATGATGGAGAAGGGAAATGTTGGTGTTGAAACTTGAAATGGAGGGGGGAAGACGAGATTTTGTAGTTCCAAAAATGGTGAAGAGATTTGACTGAGTGTCTCTGAATCCCATCTCTGTAAAAATGGAATTTAGGGACTCACCTCCTCCTCGACTGAAGAGAACCAAAGCCACAAGCCATGGCCTCGTGTCCACAATTCCATCCATTTAACTACtctattaatatatatatatattcctcCTCTATTCGAAATATACCTTTCTGGGTGTATTACGATCAGCTTAAATGGTATCTTATGAATCTCTATCGATCTTATTTTTGTGGTGCATCTTGTAAGCACATTTGAATATGTATAGGCAATCACTCGGATGTTCTcctaacccaactcgaaaaCAGATTGGAAGGAATCGCAACATGGAAAATGTACACATTTGGTTGCAAGGTTCATTTTGAGTTGTGGGTTATAGGAGGATTTATCTAATCAAAGGGTGAGATACAAGGGTCCTAGTACTAATCAGGTGTGAAGAACCACAGGGTGAATGCAATGAGCAGAAATCTCACTCACTCACTGACCTAAATGACAAACAAACACTCGAACATGAGAGAAATGGATCATCTAAGGAATGAACTAACAcactaatatttattaattaaaagaaaagagaatagcCAAATGAAGTTTTTctgttaaattaaaagtttagtttttcagtttttcaattttgtattttgtatcTCATGgatataaatgtaaaaataagaatcattaaaatctaaataaaggGACTGACTTAAGAATATCTTACAACCTTggggaataaacttaaaaataatatataaaaaaaacatatcaaCGTAATGGTtagaaagaatataaaaaatgatataacaaaatacattaaatactCTGATTCATACCTACacgtaataaaaaaaagataatgattttgattaaattgtCAGGTTTGGCGTGTAATTTATCCCACTTATTTTAATACCCTAAAAGGTAAAAGAAGGTTTCATTCGGCTGGTAGCCGATAGGGCAGCCCAATTATACAATTACCTACATTTCAATAATTCTCCTCTCCCCTTCTATTctcttattttctgttttctattaaatatttaattcattcatACCTCTGTAACTGTATCCatactaaaaaagaaaagaagacgCATCTAGTTATGGGACAAATCATAGTTGTTATCAAAACGAAGGCCCAAATGAAGCAAGCCGACCCCACTTATAATGGGACTGGGCTGGGATTGTCCTTAGCCCATTGGGCGGATTAGCAAGAAGAGAACTTTACAGATATCAGCGAGCTGCAGGGGTTGGTCTTTCCAACAAGCCAATCTATAAGTTCTGTCCCAAGCAGAGTGGAAAATTAATACCCTAATAGAACTGATCAATTATCACCAAACTAAACTATCCTTTGTTATGGTGTCCATATATCTCAGACATCTTCCAAGTTTAAAGAGAACACAAGTGTGAGTTGTCTAGAGAATCCTGCAGCTACACTCTGGTTTGCTTGGGGATCCTTCAAACCAGCGATCCCATAGGGGATTTACAACACCATTCAGGCTGTACACAAATTAAGCTGATAAAAAAGTGGATCCAGAATCCAGATGGGATGAGGAGGGAGAGTGTTGTGTAGAACTTACACTGGCAAAAGTGGGTCTGATTTGGTTTCGACACCGGGAAGCAAGCTGAGAGCATGAAGAAAGATGATTTTTAAACTTGGATTCAACTTCTTTTGGAACGCCGAGATGAAAATTTACCTTCTCAACTCATAAgggaaaaagaataagaaggaTTACTCGACTTACTCCTTGCATATAGATGAGATGTTTCCCATTTTCTCAACTTCATCCAACTCTTCCTGGACGGGGTTacagaaagaagaaagcatTTATAATTCAGTGATCATCTCAATACTGAAAGGGCAAATATCAAAGCAAAGGAGAGGAATCATGGCTTGTTCCCAGCATCTTGTTTAGTTAATCAAATTGATGATACAAAGGTCTAATATATGGCACGAAGGGACACATAAAAACTGTGAAAAGACTGTAAATTCTAGAGCTTCTCCAAATATAATAAGTGGCAACCTTAGCTCCAAGAACTGTAGGTATGCAAAAAGTATACAGCTACCTCAAATAGGCAGTTTCGTTCACAatctgtgagatctcacatcggttgaagaggggaacgaagtataccttataagggtgtggaaatctctttccagtggacgcgttttaaaacttcgaggggaagcccaaagaggacaatatgtgctagcggtgggcttggactgttccaaatggtatcagagttagacaccgagcggtgtgccagtgaggatgctggccccaaggggggtggattgtgagatcccacataggttggagaggtgaaATAAGTattcgttataagggtgtggaaacctctccctattggatgtgttttaaaaccttgaggtaaagcccaaaagggaaaactcaaagagtacaatatttgttagtggtgggcttgagttgttacacaaTCAATGACTATACAAGCACGTaaagaagatttcaaaaccttgaggaaaagcccaaaaggaaaaaatccaaagagaacaatgtctcttagcggtgagcttgagctgttatgcAATCAGAAGCACATAAAGAAGATTTCTAACGGTCTTTGTCCATCCCGGTAAATATATGGAAATCAAAGTCAAGAGTACCCTTCTGATGAAGCAATTAGCACATCTTAGATCCACAGATAACAGATTGTACATGGTAATACTAGAAGGAAAACGTGAAATGACGAGAAACAAGAGTAACTTCGTATAAGAAACTCCCATGTTTTGTAACTTAACTCGAAAACAAACTCAACCATCACTATAACAAGAAAGTTAGATGCTCACAACAATGTGACATGGATAGCTATACTTATTTCATTCCCATGGTCCCGATGATATTGATGATTCCACTGTCTCCTTTGATTTCTCCCATGAAGTTTTCTTATAGTAGACAACAAAAGATCCTAGTTCAGTTGAAGCACTAATTGGAGAGCTGAACTCTGCTTACATATTCTCTCGTGAAACATCGTCCAATACAATTTTCAACAGTTTGATCTCAAGCAAGACTACTCCAAATTCATCACATATCACATTGAAGTGCTAACTTAGATTCAAATGTTCCAGTCAAGAATCAAGGTCGTGCGATACTTTGTAGTTGGAACACAGTTTATAATCCGAAGGGAAATCACAATATAGCTTACTAGTGAACAATTTATCGCACGACCTTGTTCAACATTTCGAAACTTCTAAACAGAATATCCATAGCTTCAGTTTGTGAGCATCTAAGGGATAGCAAACAAGCCTAGTTTCTCTTCTGTCCCGCCTTACtctttttactattattgtaTCATTTCCTATAAAACGAGCCTTCATTCGAAGATCAACAACAGGAAAATGATTGAACTATCgaagaaattagagaaatGCTCAAAACAAACAGGAAACAAGTGAAATTCAGAGGAAAGAGGTGAACAAAAACCTGCAAGTATTTGAGTTCTTGTTCAAGACGCTTGAGCTCCGCGAGAATGCGATGCTTTCCTCCGACGGTTCCGACTCCAACTGTAGCCTCGGGAACGAGCTGTTCATCCATAGACGACGCCATTACCGTAAACCAAAACGGAGCTTCGCAATCCACAGTCTACACTCACTGTTTCTCTAGTTCCATAGAGGAAGCAAAACTGAATTGAAGAGATCATAAACCTACAAAAATCTCATTCCACAAGAAACAAAGGGAGATCCAAAAGATTGATGAGCTAATGAGCAAATAAATCGAGATTTTGCTGTTCTTCTGTTTCTGGTTTCCGTTTTAAGTTTATTACATTTCCCACGCATCAAacaatttttgtattattttatttattcatctattttttttttttatccgaaaagtattataaatttgaaataaaattctgGCAAAAATTGTAGACGGAGAGCTAAAAGGGAAATGAGCACAGGTATAGAAGCaatttaataatgataataaaaataaattccttttgttaataatttattgaaaaatattaaaaaattttgatttaaaatataaagttagttatcaaacatatttttattatagcCGTAATtagttatatttttctcttcggtatattttgttgaggattgttgagagtggGCCCCACTTCAGATAgattaaggaatgatcatgagtttataagtaaatgaatacattttcattggtACTAGGTATtatggggaagcccaaagcaaaaccatgagagtttccactcaaagtggacgatttcataccattgtgaagatccgtgattcctaacatggtatctgagccatgccctaaacttagccatgacaataaaatcctcaaatatcgaacaaagggtgtactttgttcgagagtcatgccctaaacttaactgtgacaatagaatcttcaaatatcgaacaaatggtgtactttgttcgagagccatgctctaaacttagccatcacaatagaatcttcaaatatcgaacaaagggtatactttgttcgagagtcatgccctaaacctAGCAATGACAATAGAATGCTCAAATtccgaacaaagggtgtactttgttcgagagccatgccctaaacttagccttgacaatagaatcctcaaatatcgaataaagggtgtactttgttcgagagtcatgccctaaacttagccatgacaatagaatcctcaaatatcgagcaaatggtgtactttgttcgagaaaaGGAGTGAGTTAcacattagctaatttagggaaggaTCAtaactttgttcgagggctcagGGCTCCAG
Protein-coding sequences here:
- the LOC111811176 gene encoding guanine nucleotide-binding protein subunit gamma 2-like isoform X1; amino-acid sequence: MASSMDEQLVPEATVGVGTVGGKHRILAELKRLEQELKYLQEELDEVEKMGNISSICKDLLPGVETKSDPLLPVLNGVVNPLWDRWFEGSPSKPECSCRIL
- the LOC111811176 gene encoding uncharacterized protein LOC111811176 isoform X2; the protein is MASSMDEQLVPEATVGVGTVGGKHRILAELKRLEQELKYLQARFIGNDTIIVKRVRRDRRETRLVCYPLDAHKLKLWIFCLEVSKC